In the Streptomyces sp. WMMC940 genome, CTTTGAGGCAGAATCTGCCAAGGAGAGCCATGGACGCGGTTGATCTCAAGATTCTTCACGAGTTGCAGGCGGACGGCCGCCTGTCCAACCAGGACCTCGCGGACCGGGTACGGCTGTCGCCCTCGCCCTGCCTGCGCCGAGTGCGCCGCCTCGAGGAGTCGGGTCTGATCAGCGGCTACACCGCCATGGTGGACCAGGTCGCCTTCGGCCTCCCGATCACCGTCTTCGTACGGGTCCGTCTGGAACGTCACACCGCCGAGGCGGTCAACGTGTTCGAGCGGCACGTCGGGCTCATCGAGCACATCCAGGACTGCTACCTGATGGCGGGCAGCAGCGACTACCTGCTCAGAGTCGTCATCGAAAGCCTCGAGGCGTACGAGATCCTGGTGCGCACGCAGATCCACGCCATCCCCGGAATCGCGTCGATCGAGTCCAGCTTCGCGTTCGGGAGCGTGAAGCAGTCCCGGGTGTACCCCCGCCCAGGTGTGCCGTCCCGCCCGGCGGCCGGTCCTCGCTGACGTGCCGCGCAGGGATCCGCGAGCCAAGGGGACGAGGAGGC is a window encoding:
- a CDS encoding Lrp/AsnC family transcriptional regulator, which translates into the protein MDAVDLKILHELQADGRLSNQDLADRVRLSPSPCLRRVRRLEESGLISGYTAMVDQVAFGLPITVFVRVRLERHTAEAVNVFERHVGLIEHIQDCYLMAGSSDYLLRVVIESLEAYEILVRTQIHAIPGIASIESSFAFGSVKQSRVYPRPGVPSRPAAGPR